The Ascaphus truei isolate aAscTru1 chromosome 3, aAscTru1.hap1, whole genome shotgun sequence genome includes a region encoding these proteins:
- the LOC142491234 gene encoding LOW QUALITY PROTEIN: E3 ubiquitin/ISG15 ligase TRIM25-like (The sequence of the model RefSeq protein was modified relative to this genomic sequence to represent the inferred CDS: inserted 2 bases in 1 codon), with protein MASACLREELTCPICLSIYTQPVMLRCGHNFCQGCIGSVWDSQGGSGLYTCPECRVEFQERPALQRNLKLCNIAERFLSTQPEQEEAVIFCTYCDSSVPAAKTCLLCDASLCDKNLKKHSKSEEHVLTEPSTFLKTRKCPVHKEILKCYCTEDAACICVSCWVFGEHRGHQVESLNEASEKKKEKLRHVLEKLTSVREETEKRAQSLQERRREAQEKAAGVTARVTALIRDIREQLEVLEKRVLSEITRWEEQVSLRVSDLIQQLEIKKDELSRKMLHIEELSNITDPLTVLGLGHGRESDNADFCDAEEGDNEDREREGNKVPAVGDLYEVLIPLTLQRLADIVTDLKAKSGFCVQGDSGILLDVNTAGNYVSVSGDLRTASWSGRNQLRPDTPERFERYQVLSSRSFSSGQHYWEVEXSGNRGVGISYPSIEREGDQSCIGWNKKSWCLHMWGNNHSVRHDSIETQIYPESPVQRLGIFLDYEAGRLSFYQLCDPIRHLHTVSATFTEPLHAAFWVCGNGWVRIRS; from the exons ATGGCGTCTGCTTGTCTGAGAGAGGAGCTAACCTGCCCCATCTGCCTGAGCATTTATACCCAGCCTGTAATGCTGAGATGTGGGCATAACTTCTGCCAGGGCTGTATTGGGAGTGTGTGGGATTCCCAGGGGGGATCTGGGCTTTATACCTGTCCTGAATGCAGAGTAGAGTTTCAGGAGCGTCCtgcactgcagaggaacctgaAGCTGTGTAACATAGCGGAGCGTTTCCTTTCTACTCAGCCGGAGCAGGAGGAGGCGGTGATCTTCTGCACTTACTGTGACTCCTCTGTACCCGCTGCTAAAACATGTCTGCTGTGTGACGCCTCCCTGTGTGATAAAAACCTAAAGAAACACAGCAAGTCAGAGGAACACGTCTTAACTGAGCCATCCACTTTCCTaaagaccaggaaatgtcccgtcCACAAGGAGATCCTGAAGTGTTACTGCACTGAGGATGctgcctgtatctgtgtgtcctgCTGGGTGTTTGGGGAGCACAGGGGACACCAGGTGGAGTCGCTGAATGAGGCCTctgagaagaagaaggagaaacTGAGACATGTTCTGGAGAAACTGACCTCAGTGAGAGAGGAGACTGAGAAAAGAGCCCAGAGTCTGCAGGAACGCAGGAGAGAAGCGCAAGAAAAAGCAGCTGGGGTGACAGCCCGAGTCACTGCCCTGATTAGGGACATCAGGGAACAGCTGGAAGTCCTAGAGAAGCGAGTCCTGAGTGAGATCACCAGGTGGGAAGAGCAGGTTTCTCTCCGAGTCTCTGATCTAATCCAGCAGCTGGAAATAAAAAAGGACGAGCTGTCCAGGAAGATGCTTCACATTGAGGAGCTGAGCAACATCACTGATCCATTAACtgtcttaggccttggccat GGACGGGAATCAGACAATGCTGACTTCTGTGATGCTGAGGAGGGAGATaatgaggacagagagagagagggtaataaGGTCCCTGCTGTAGGGGATTTGTATGAGGTACTGATCCCACTGACCTTACAGCGATTAGCTGATATTGTGACTGATCTAAAAGCAAAGAGCGGGTTCTGTGTGCAGGGGGATTCAGGCATATTACTGGATGTAAATACAGCGGGTAATTATGTATCTGTATCAGGTGACCTGAGAACTGCATCCTGGTCAGGAAGAAACCAGTTACGCCCGGATACACCAGAGAGATTTGAGCGTTATCAGGTTTTAAGCAGCAGGAGTTTTTCCTCAGGACAACATTACTGGGAGGTTGA ATCAGGGAACAGGGGGGTAGGGATTTCCTATCCCAGTATAGAAAGGGAAGGAGATCAGTCCTGCATAGGATGGAATAAGAAGTCCTGGTGTTTGCACATGTGGGGTAATAATCATTCAGTGAGACATGACTCAATAGAAACACAGATATACCCCGAGTCGCCCGTGCAGAGATTAGGAATATTCCTGGACTATGAGGCTGGGCGGCTGTCCTTTTATCAGCTGTGTGACCcgatcagacacttacacaccgtCTCTGCCACCTTCACTGAGCCTCTTCATGCTGCGTTCTGggtatgtggtaatggttgggtcAGAATCAGGAGCTAG
- the LOC142491235 gene encoding E3 ubiquitin/ISG15 ligase TRIM25-like — protein sequence MASAGLREELTCPICLSIYTQPVMLRCGHNFCQGCIGSVWDSQGGSGLYTCPECRVEFQERPALPRNLKLCNIAERFLSTQEEAVIFCTYCDSSVPAAKTCLLCDASLCDKHLKKHSKSEEHVLTEPSTFLKTRKCPVHKEILKCYCTEDAACICVSCWVFGEHRGHQVESLNEASEKKKEKLRHVLEKLTSEREETEKRAQSLQERRSEAQEKAAGVTARVTALIRDIRKRLKSLEKRALSEITRWEEQVSLRVSGLIQQLEIKKDELSRKMLHIEELSNITDPFTVLQGRESDNADFCDAEEGGNEDREREDNKVPAVGDLYQVLISMTLQRLVDIVTDLKAKSGFCVQEASGILLDINTAANNVYVSGDLKTASWSGRNQLRPNTPKRFVSYNQVLSSRSFSSGQHYWEVEISESGNRGVGISYPSIKRKGRQSLIGDNKKSWGLYMWDNIHAVIHDSIETQIYPESPSQRLGIYLDYETGRLSFYQLCDPIRHLHTITATFTEPLHAAFCVRNNGWVRIRS from the coding sequence ATGGCGTCTGCTGGTCTGAGAGAGGAGCTAACCTGCCCCATCTGCCTGAGCATTTATACCCAGCCTGTAATGCTGAGATGTGGGCATAACTTCTGCCAGGGCTGTATTGGGAGTGTGTGGGATTCCCAGGGGGGATCTGGACTTTATACCTGTCCTGAATGCAGAGTAGAGTTTCAGGAGCGTCCTGCACTGCCGAGGAACCTGAAGCTGTGTAACATAGCGGAGCGTTTCCTTTCTACTCAGGAGGAGGCTGTGATCTTCTGCACTTACTGTGACTCCTCTGTACCTGCTGCTAAAACATGTCTGCTGTGTGACGCCTCCCTGTGTGATAAACACCTAAAGAAACACAGCAAGTCAGAGGAACACGTCTTAACTGAGCCATCCACTTTCCTaaagaccaggaaatgtcccgtcCACAAGGAGATCCTGAAGTGTTACTGTACTGAGGATGctgcctgtatctgtgtgtcctgCTGGGTGTTTGGGGAGCACAGGGGACACCAGGTGGAGTCGCTGAATGAGGCCTctgagaagaagaaggagaaacTGAGACATGTTCTGGAGAAACTGacctcagagagagaggagactgagAAAAGAGCCCAGAGTCTGCAGGAACGCAGGAGTGAAGCGCAAGAAAAAGCAGCTGGGGTAACAGCCCGAGTCACTGCCCTGATTAGGGACATCAGGAAACGGCTGAAAAGCCTAGAGAAGCGAGCCCTGAGTGAGATCACCAGGTGGGAAGAGCAGGTTTCTCTCCGAGTCTCTGGTCTAATCCAGCAGCTGGAAATAAAAAAGGACGAGCTGTCCAGGAAGATGCTTCACATTGAGGAGCTGAGCAACATCACTGATCCATTTACTGTCTTACAGGGACGGGAATCAGACAATGCTGACTTCTGTGATGCTGAGGAGGGAGGTaatgaggacagagagagagaggataataAGGTCCCTGCTGTAGGGGATTTGTATCAGGTTCTGATCTCAATGACCTTACAGAGATTAGTTGATATTGTGACTGATCTAAAAGCAAAGAGCGGGTTCTGTGTGCAAGAGGCTTCAGGCATATTACTGGATATAAATACAGCTGCTAATAATGTATATGTATCAGGTGACCTGAAAACTGCATCCTGGTCAGGAAGAAACCAGTTACGCCCAAATACACCAAAGAGATTTGTGTCTTATAATCAGGTTTTAAGCAGCAGGAGTTTTTCCTCAGGACAACATTACTGGGAGGTGGAGATCAGTGAATCAGGGAACAGGGGGGTAGGGATTTCCTATCCCAGTATAAAAAGGAAAGGACGTCAGTCCCTCATAGGAGATAATAAGAAGTCCTGGGGTTTGTACATGTGGGATAATATTCATGCAGTGATACATGACTCAATAGAAACACAGATATATCCCGAGTCTCCCTCGCAGAGATTAGGAATATACCTGGACTATGAGACTGGGCGGCTGTCCTTTTATCAGCTGTGTGACCcgatcagacacttacacaccatCACTGCCACCTTCACTGAGCCTCTTCATGCTGCGTTCTGTGTACGGAATAATGGCTGGGTCAGAATCAGGAGCTAG